A stretch of Oxyura jamaicensis isolate SHBP4307 breed ruddy duck chromosome 27, BPBGC_Ojam_1.0, whole genome shotgun sequence DNA encodes these proteins:
- the HSD17B1 gene encoding estradiol 17-beta-dehydrogenase 1 → MEQTTVLITGCSSGIGLGLAARLAADSARRFKVFATMRDLAKSERLRERLGGSCPETLELLQLDVTDPRSLAAAACRVQGQRLDVLVCNAGVGLMGPLETCSEQAMRTVFEVNLFGAIRTIQAFLPAMKRRRAGRILVTGSVGGLQGVPFNSVYCASKFAVEGLCESLAIVLRPFNIHVTLVECGPVNTGFLQNLQRADPEGSELQGLDADTQRLYRRYLRHCRSLFRDTAQEVEEVLQVFLEAISTPCPPLRCATTQLFAPLAQLKVASPDGSDYVRAMHDFVFGPGEDGEDQP, encoded by the exons ATGGAGCAAACCACGGTGCTGATCACCGGCTGCTCCTCGGGCatcgggctggggctggccgcCCGGCTGGCAGCCGATTCTGCTCGCCGGTTCAAAG TGTTCGCCACCATGCGCGACCTGGCCAAGAGTGAGCGGCTGCGGGAGCGGCTGGGGGGCTCCTGCCCCGAAacgctggagctgctgcagttgGACGTCACCGACCCGCGCTCGCTGGCCGCCGCCGCGTGCCGGGTGCAGGGGCAGCGGCTGGACGTGCTGG TGTGCAACGCAGGGGTAGGGCTGATGGGCCCCCTGGAGACGTGCTCCGAGCAGGCCATGAGGACAGTGTTCGAGGTGAACCTCTTCGGGGCCATCCGCACCATCCAGGCCTTCCTGCCCGCCATGAAGCGCCGCAGGGCCGGCAGGATCCTCGTCACCGGCAGCGTCGGGGGGCTGCAAG GGGTGCCCTTCAATTCCGTGTACTGCGCCAGCAAATTCGCCGTGGAGGGGCTGTGCGAGAGCCTGGCCATCGTCCTGCGGCCCTTCAACATCCA CGTGACGCTGGTGGAGTGCGGGCCGGTGAACACGGGCTTCCTGCAGAACCTGCAGCGTGCCGACCCCGAGGGCAGcgagctgcaggggctggacgCCGACACGCAACGGCTCTACCGCCGGTACCTGCGGCACTGCCGCAGCCTCTTCCGCGACACGGCccaggaggtggaggaggtgctgcag GTGTTCCTGGAGGCCATCagcaccccctgcccgcccctGCGCTGCGCCACCACCCAGCTCTTCGCCCCGCTGGCGCAGCTGAAGGTGGCCAGCCCCGACGGCTCCGACTACGTGCGGGCCATGCACGACTTTGTCTTCGGCCCCGGTGAAGATGGCGAGGACCAGCCCTGA
- the NAGLU gene encoding alpha-N-acetylglucosaminidase, translating to MAGPLRVAALLAAALAVAVRAPAPERRQEAAVRALARRLLGPRAAAAVALSVDGTLAAGGPDAYRLLSPPGAAVAVAVTGSSGVAAAAGLYRYLRDFCGCHLSWAGAQLRLPEPLPRVPAEIRASTPNRYRYYQNVCTQSYSFAWWDWARWEQEIDWMALSGINLALAFVGQEFVWQRVYLSLGLNQSEIDAYFTGPAFLAWNRLGNLHSWAGPLPRSWHLKQLYLQYRVVERMRSLGMITVLPAFAGHVPQGVLRVFPRVNATRLGGWSHFDCTYSCTYLLDPEDPMFQVIGTLFLKELIREFGTDHIYSADTFNEMSPLSSDPAYLSRVSNAVFRSMTGADPEALWLMQGWLFQHQPDFWQPAQVRALLHGVPLGRMIVLDLFAESKPVYPWTESFYGQPFIWCMLHNFGGNHGLFGTVEAINRGPFEARRFPNSTMVGTGLAPEGIEQNDVVYELMNELGWRHEPLDLPAWVSRYAQRRYGAPNAAASSAWRLLLRSAYNCTGVCVNHNRSPLVRRPSLHMDTQLWYNASDVYEAWRLLLSAGAALGSSLTYRYDLADVTRQAVQQLVGDYYLSIRGAFQSRALPELLTAGGVLVYDLLPELDSLLSSHGLFLLGRWLESARAAATSEREAELYEMNARNQVTLWGPSGNILDYANKQLGGLVLDYYGVRWSLFVSLLVESLNSGSPFHQEQFNQAVFQVERGFIYNKKRYPTTPVGDTLEISRKLFLKYYPGAMKQSRAGPA from the exons ATGGCGGGGCCGTTGCGGGTGGCGGCGCTGCTGGCGGCGGCGCTGGCGGTGGCGGTCCGGGCCCCGGCCCCGGAGCGGCGGCAGGAGGCGGCGGTGCGGGCTCTGGCTCGGCGCCTCCTCGGCCcccgggccgccgccgccgtggCGCTGTCGGTGGACGGGACGCtggcggcgggcggccccgACGCTTACCGGCTGCTGTCGCCGCCCGGTGCCGCCGTGGCCGTGGCCGTGACCGGTTCGAGCGGCGtggcggccgccgccgggctGTACCGTTACCTGCGGGACTTCTGCGGCTGTCACCTCTCGTGGGCCGGGGCGCAGCTCCGTCTGCCCGAGCCCCTGCCGCGGGTACCGGCCGAGATCCGCGCCTCCACCCCCAACCG GTACCGCTACTACCAGAACGTCTGCACCCAGAGCTACTCCTTCGCCTGGTGGGACTGGGCGCGCTGGGAGCAGGAGATCGACTGGATGGCGCTGAGCGGCATCAACCTGGCGCTGGCCTTCGTGGGGCAGGAGTTCGTCTGGCAGCGG GTTTACCTGTCCCTGGGTCTGAACCAGTCGGAGATCGACGCCTACTTCACGGGGCCGGCGTTCCTGGCGTGGAACCGCCTGGGGAACCTCCACAGCTGGGCAGGGCCGCTGCCGCGCTCCTGGCACCTCAAGCAGCTCTATCTGCAG tACAGGGTCGTGGAGAGGATGCGCTCGCTGGGGATGATCACGGTGCTGCCGGCCTTCGCGGGCCACGTGCCGCAGGGGGTTCTTCG GGTTTTCCCGCGTGTGAACGCCACTCGCCTCGGGGGCTGGAGCCACTTTGACTGCACCTACTCCTGCACCTACCTGCTGGACCCCGAGGACCCCATGTTCCAGGTGATCGGCACCCTCTTCCTGAAGGAGCTGATCAGGGAGTTTGGCACCGACCACATCTACAGCGCCGACACCTTCAACGAGATGAGCCCGCTGTCCTCCGACCCCGCGTATCTCTCCAGGGTCAGCAACGCCGTCTTCAGGTCGATGACGGGAG CCGACCCCGAGGCGCTGTGGCTGATGCAGGGCTGGCTCTTCCAGCACCAGCCGGACTTCTGGCAGCCGGCGCAGGTGCGGGCGCTGCTGCACGGCGTGCCCCTGGGCAGGATGATCGTCCTCGACCTCTTTGCCGAGTCCAAGCCCGTCTACCCGTGGACGGAGTCCTTCTACGGGCAGCCCTTCATCTGGTGCATGCTGCACAACTTCGGCGGCAACCACGGCCTCTTCGGCACCGTGGAGGCCATCAACCGCGGCCCCTTCGAGGCTCGCCGCTTCCCCAACTCCACCATGGTGGGCACCGGGCTGGCGCCCGAGGGCATCGAGCAGAACGACGTGGTGTACGAGCTGATGAACGAGCTGGGCTGGCGCCACGAGCCCCTCGACCTCCCCGCCTGGGTGTCCCGCTACGCCCAGCGCCGCTACGGCGCCCCGAacgccgccgcctcctccgccTGGCGCCTGCTCCTCCGCAGCGCCTACAACTGCACGGGCGTCTGCGTCAACCACAACCGCAGCCCGCTGGTGCGCCGCCCGTCCCTGCACATGGACACGCAGCTCTGGTACAACGCCAGCGACGTCTACGAAGcttggaggctgctgctgagcgCCGGCGCCGCGCTGGGCTCCAGCCTCACCTACCGCTACGACCTGGCGGACGTCACGCGCCAGGCGGTGCAGCAGCTGGTGGGCGACTACTACCTGAGCATCCGCGGCGCCTTCCAGAGCCGCGCGCTGCCGGAGCTGCTGACGGCCGGCGGCGTGCTGGTGTACGACCTGCTGCCCGAGCTCGACAGCCTCCTCTCCAGCCACGGCCTCTTCCTCCTGGGCCGCTGGCTGGAGAGCGCCCGCGCCGCGGCCACGAGCGAGCGGGAGGCCGAGCTGTACGAGATGAACGCCCGCAACCAGGTGACGCTCTGGGGACCGAGCGGGAACATCCTGGATTACGCCAACAAGCAGCTGGGAGGGTTGGTGCTGGATTATTACGGCGTGCGCTGGAGCCTCTTCGTCTCTCTCCTGGTGGAGAGCCTCAACTCGGGCAGCCCCTTCCACCAGGAGCAGTTCAACCAGGCTGTTTTCCAGGTGGAGAGGGGCTTCATCTACAACAAGAAGCGTTACCCCACGACGCCCGTCGGTGACACGCTGGAGATCTCCAGGAAGCTTTTCCTCAAATACTACCCCGGGGCCATGAAGCAGAGCCGGGCTGGGCCAGCATGA
- the LOC118178720 gene encoding serine/threonine-protein kinase 17A-like, with amino-acid sequence MSRPGMLAGPRSPIRTEPFGEGFTLLGGELGRGKFAVVKKCVEKATGREFAAKFLRKRRQGEDCRPDILHEVAVLEMAAASPHVIGLHAVYETPREIVLVLECAAGGEIFHQCVAEEDEAFTEKDVVRLLRQILSGVAFLHRHGVVHLDLKPQNILLTCSSPPGDIRIVDFGLSRRVDAVQEVREILGTPEYVAPEVLSYEPISTATDMWSVGVLTYVMLTGESPFLGDSKQETFLNIAQVNVRYPAELFQGISPLAVDFLRSLLIRDPRERAQAQQCLQHPWLTQSTPQQPPFRSARTFRKKPAGSSKPAGKA; translated from the exons ATGAGCCGCCCGGGGATGCTGGCCGGGCCCCGGAGCCCGATCCGCACCGAGCCCTTCGGAGAGGGCTTCACGCTGCTGGGCGGGGAGCTGGGCAG GGGCAAGTTCGCGGTGGTGAAGAAGTGCGTGGAGAAGGCGACGGGCAGGGAGTTTGCCGCCAAGTTCCTGCGGAAGCGGCGGCAGGGCGAGGACTGCCGGCCCGACATCCTCCACGAGGTCGCGGTGCTGGAGATGGCGGCTGCCAGCCCCCACGTCATCGGCCTGCACGCCGTCTACGAGACGCCCCGCGAGATCGTCCTGGTGCTCGAGTG CGCCGCCGGCGGGGAGATCTTCCACCAGTGTGTGGCTGAGGAGGACGAAGCCTTCACCGAGAAGGACGTCGTGCGCCTGCTGCGGCAGATCCTGAGCGGCGTGGCCTTCCTGCACCGGCACGGCGTCGTCCACCTCGACCTCAAG CCCCAGAACATCCTGCtgacctgcagcagccccccgggTGACATCCGCATCGTGGACTTCGGGCTCTCGCGGCGGGTGGATGCGGTGCAGGAGGTGCGGGAGATCCTGGGCACGCCGGAGTACGTGG CTCCAGAGGTCCTCAGCTACGAGCCCATCAGCACGGCCACTGACATGTG GAGTGTGGGGGTGCTGACCTACGTCATGCTGACGGGCGAGTCGCCCTTCCTGGGGGACAGCAAGCAGGAGACGTTCCTCAACATCGCCCAGGTGAACGTGCGGTACCCGGCCGAGCTCTTCCAAGGCATCTCCCCGCTGGCTGTCGACTTCCTCCGCTCGCTGCTCATCCGGGACCCCAG GGAGCGGGCGCAGGCCCAGCAGTGCCTCCAGCACCCCTGGTT AACACAATCAACCCCGCAGCAACCTCCCTTCCGCTCCGCCCGCACGTTTAGAAAAaaacctgcaggcagctccaAGCCTGCAGGAAAAGCCTGA